Part of the Benincasa hispida cultivar B227 chromosome 12, ASM972705v1, whole genome shotgun sequence genome is shown below.
ttataggttgtatgaaaatattatattagcAAAAAAAGAGTAGGAAGAAATACATCAAACACGTGCATAGTTCGTAGGTTGAGTTGGGTTAGGTTGAAatactttttagacccaactcaATTGTTCGGATTATAAATTTTTCCAATTCAAATAACCCTCTTTAAATgatgaactcaacccaacccaatcatgaaatatttgagttCGATTTGTTCAGTTACTTGGGTTATTTatctaaatttttattctaaaaataagtaaaatgtcTTGACATTTGAATTTTGCTTATCTCGAagtttacacttttaacctcattttttcactaaatactcaattTCCATCTTTTGGAATTAACTatcttaataaattaaaaatcgaattataattaattaagttttactatttttgtcagttttaaaattaaatttaaaatttcacttctaattgtttttaattaattaatagaaattgagccaataattgaaaataagtatttaataaaaaattgaggttACAAATATGAAATATTGAAATCCatggatcaaattgaaacaaaactcaaatctcgaaggtaaaattataacattttgaaacttagagactaaattgaaacaaaactcaaaacttaattgttaaatgtgtaacattttaaaacctagagaccaaataaaaattatagcCAAAACCTAAggacaaaaaaatattattccaaaaaaagtttaaaaattgttggagaataaattatctaaaaaaataataaaattaaaataaatatatgtatgtataattatatataagtaaaaaaaaacatatcttttaaaaataataataacttcgGATTGATTCGAATTATTTTAAGGAACTCATcgattaattaaaatataaaattttcatttatttgaatctccAAACCCCAAACaaaaagtaggacaaaactgtctactttttcttcttttaccaacaagagcgtagctcaatTGGTATAATAGTTGTACTAACGATCTCGAGGTCTGATTCTTTGTTTCAACGTTACAcatttaacattaatttttatcaattagAGCGTAGCTTAATTGGCATACTGTTCATACTATCAACGACGAAAGTTTGAGaactctaattaaaaaaaaaaactgtttatTGTGTTTCATTATAATAAGCCTTTTGTTTCTATCACGTGTcacatcacatacatcagacAAGCTGGCCCTGCTTCAACTCCAGCTATAAGGCACACGTACTCAAATAAAACTGTTCTCCAAAGTCAGTTACATTACATTAgagattataaaataaaataaatttatttgggATGCGTTCgggtaataatttagtctctaaattttgatttatagttatttaatttttaaatttttgattttgaaataatttgatcattaaattttactagataacaatttagttcttatactttcaaatttgtaataatttaatccctaccgttaaaaaaaataatcaaaattaaatgtcaaattttaCTATTCTATGATGTAGACTTtgcattttataaaaatattgagtatctaattaattatcgatttatttatgcaagaaatcttattaaatcttaatactaatttctaaattagggactaaataattactattttatatACTAGGGACTAAAtagttaaaaaatttaaagtacAGTGATTGAATTGTTACGTAGtgaaatttaaggactaaattgtgaCATAATTGAAAATACATTGACTAAATCGTTAAAAGTCATTTACTTCTAAAGGAAAGTTGAGGGactaaaagtaatttttaatcttttttttttcatctttttatgACTTTCAagtatctattttattttattttttttaattttgaaaggatctattttaatttcttagcCATAGAtgtatttccttttaattttataaacttCCAACTTACATGTTTGagtctttaattttaaaagattaactcTTTCATATTTCGCTATCGGTAGGTTATCTGTAGTTTTAACAATAGATAAGTGACTTTGCACGTGTAAATTATGGTGCTAGTGTGTGAGTATGtattatagtaattaattcAAAGAATTCAACATAATGATAGAATAAACATAATAACCAAAGTGTtccctttttaaaaatttatgaaagGATTATAAAGTTCATTATTTATTGATCTTTGAATCTTGTGGTCGTTTTGTAAGAGGATAAATAGAAGACagatttttgtttgtttttttctagATTTGAATGTGAAAGGAGAGATAAactaaaattgtaaattaaGGATATAGAGGATTATTATCAAAGCAAATTTATTCCGTAAGATATAATTGATTGAAGCATGGTCTCAAATTCAAATGGAAAACTCATCAAATTCTTAAACAGTCAAATGCAAAAAACCAACCAAACAGAATCAAGTATGGAATGGGCTTAACTTAAACAGTAGTCAAatgcaaaataataaaatagataaaatcccattaattaattaatctaaggCATCATCATCCCAAGGACGGCAACCAGCAGGGCGAGGAAGCCAAAATGGGCGGAAACAACCGCTTTGGTGGCGGCAGATGGCGGCGGCGGAGCGGATCCACCAGGAAGTGGGGAATTGGCCGGAGCCATATTCATGACGGTAATGACGAGCTTCTGGCCTTTCCCACAGTGCCCTTCTTTGCCACAAATATACCATTTTTTTCCAGGTTTGGCGAGAACAATGGCGTCGTTTCCGGTGGTCAATGCATTCTGGCCGTCTTTTGGCACTGAGCAATCGTGGAAATCACTGCCGTTCACCTTGAACACATTGTGGTCTCCTACTGGGTAGTTGAAAACTGAAACCCAAAAGAATAATTCCATTTTAGCCGAGAATTACATGAATTGTGTATTATATTTTCAGTGTATATCcccattttgaattttaaaggtTACAATGTGTTAGAAATATAGTATTATCATTCATACCATAAActcaattattattttcaaattaaaatgtgaATGATGTAATGTATTGTGAATTATATAAGTATTCAAAAAAGAAATTCACATAAagcatataaataaataaattaataataatttatattcgGCCAGAATAattacacattgttttatggtttataaatatagaatCCAATACATTTACAACaatggtttaaattaaaatccaatTGCTAAATATGCTTCTAAATACATATCTAAAGGTATGAAATGCAATTGtattttcattaaattctttgttttcaaatatatgatTTTAGATTACTTATCAAACAGATCTTGTATAAcaatttaaaatctatttgTTTATGAAAAATACACATCATTTTAGGTGCATTCTAGGGTATTGCACCATTTTTTAATGGCCTATCGAATTGTCTAACCACATTTTTTTAAGTGAAAAACTCTCTTCCTATTTAATAATGTTTTGAAggtgtttttaaatttttttttatcgtacGATCTATTTAgtatacaatattttattatgatAGTAGTTAgactattaaaaaaaagggactttttaaatataaaaaatattttaaaatatttacactttatagtaaaaaatttcaaaaaatattttaaggatttttttatttataagaatttttcttaataaaaattaaaaagagataATAATTAttggaaattattttttatttataactctGTTTAACACAATAAAAAAACGTGAATAACTAAGTGAATTGAATAAAACGACTTACTGAGAATATCACCGACGTTGAACATTTTGTCATTAGCCCACAATGTATAATTGACACCAACATTCCAACCAGCATCATCTCCGACGGTGTAATTGGTGGCCAGAGCGGAGGGGGCAAAAGCGACCGCCGCAATGGAGAGGAAGACAAAGAGATGAGAAGTGGAGATGGCCATTGGAGAAGGCTTTgaaatgggttttgtgtagtaATTAGGAGTTAATTTGGGGTGTGGGATGTGATGGAAAATGAGGTTTGGGTTGGTTGGTATTTatagatatatgtttgttttAATGAGGGGAGCCGGCCATGGGCGGCCGGCTGTGGGCTGCCGAATGGGTTGGTATTTTGACAGCTTGTAGAGAAAAGCCAGAGCAATGCAAATGCGTAGAAACTTTCATGGAGATGTTTACAAAGGCATTATATTGTTACTTGTTAGAGCTAGCTTGTGTGTTTGTGTCTTGTGGTGTGATATAACGCCCTGTTTCATCTCTTGGATCTCCACGAGTttattccctttttttttttctttaattaaaaaatatttttaaatgtttatgactagattattgttttttttttttttaattataggtTAAACAACAATTTTATTCCAAAACTTCGGTGTTATGCCCCGGTTTTAATAGATTATATCTTAGAAGGCTTCGAACCTTCGGCTAATTTGTGCTCAGTAGTATTAGAAATAATGAACTTACATATATATCTCCATAATGTGTAATATTATCTACTTTGGACATACATTCTCATAGCGTAGCTTTTGGTTTTACCTGATATCATTAGAGATAGTTGTTCTTCCTTATAAACTCGTGATTATTTCCTTATCTAGCAAAGGTATGACTTTAATTGAATTCTCAACAAGTAGTTTATTAACTTATAAAACATTGAGATGTTCAACATTTTCTAAATGTATATAGacctatttgatataaaatcgAAAATTTGTGATTAATTTTAAGTCTAATAGGTCTgtggttttctatttttaaaaaaatgctagATACGATAATggactttatttatatataattgaaaattagaattgattaaacacttttttttaagtCAAAGTGAGTGTAGCACAATAATAATCGAAATGTACTGtcttcttaatttaaaattgaagctTCAAATCTGATACATTTCATGCAACCATTCATtgtattgaaaaatatattttaaaaagtttaggacATAAAGTTTGAATtcgaaataaaatttgaagttGATATTATGATCTCTTTTGGTAATGATTTACATTTAAATTCTCTATTTTAAAAGTTATGCTTTACTTCACAATTTTTGGTACGTTTTTCGTGTTTTTCGAAGATATATTTTGAATTCCTaaccatattttaaaaataaaagaattttaagaactatttttctatttcaatattttGCTTAGATTTTAATGCTCATCTTTTTTAAGTGTGTGAAACAAAAGCTAATAAGTAATATATGAAGTGAAATTAGGATTTGTAATTTTGGAAAGAGGTTACTCGCACTCTATACGATTGGCTCATATGACGTCCTAGTAAATTTAGAGACAATAATAAACAATAGAGAATGgataaaaaataaacacaacAAGATCGGTAACCTAATTTGGTGgataaaaaataaacacaacAAGATCAGTTACCCAATTTGCTGATGAACCACGACGCCTGGAGAGCAGAGTGCCCATGAAACATATTCCACTAATATATAAAAGTCAACGATTGCAACATTGTACTTATCTGTAAAATAACAACGACTATATTGACACACGAACAACCCGACTTAGCTGATCACCTAGGTCCTCTAGATTTGAGACTTTCTCTTTAAACTTAGGCTTCCCCTAAGTATGTGAATATTAGTGTTGATAAAACACTTATGCACCCATTAAGTGTGTGAGACTCCTCACTCGATGATCATATCTTTCCTTTTACTTGTGAACTCCCTTCACATGAGAACTTAAGCTCCTTCTATGTCTTGAGAACTCTATTCTCAATGAAAGACACCTTAGGCTCACTCTAAGGCTTGAGAAATCCTTTTTGCTAAAGTTAAACAaagtcttaggctccccctaaggcCAATCAAACCTTTGTGAATGCAATGAGAACAAATGAAGAACACACCTCCAAAAATAATTCAAAGAACTTCTTCTCAAAAGCAATATAGTAATTGTAAGAACACTGTAAAGCTTCACACAACGTTCTTACAAATAATAGATGTGACAACCCTAGGACAAGGACTTTTTATGCTTAAATAGCACAGCggaatgatgaaaaatattctCACATAAAATCATCAGCTTAccaaaaagaaaatcatttcaaataaaataatctgCAGAATAAGTTAAATAAGGAAATAATCTGTAGAATAAgttaaataagaaaagaaatattgtGCATATTTGACAACGGGAAGAACAACCTCGAAGACAAGGTCCACCAGAGGTAAAAATAGAGACAACTCCTAAAACTCAAGAAATTAATGTCAGgaacttaaacaaatatatttagccaatatcATATTCCTAATCGTGtatataaactattttttccaataatatatcaatcaccataatgattatcaaacggatttaattaattaagttttgaaaatcCAAGGCTAATTATTCTCTACATGAAAGAAAAAAGGCCAACTATGAGAGTTTGTGACTCAACCAAAATATTTCTATGTACATGCATTTCTTGGCCTATTAAATGCTTTTAAGTTTGGTTTGGACAATTTTgttaggaaaattttcacattttcaaattatttatagaattagtaaaaagaaaaaaaaattgatagatttttatcatCGTCTATCaagatagatttctatcaatttctatcattgatagacacttatagattctatcagtctctatcaatctctattgtaaatagtttttcttatttttctatttttgatttttttttttttgttattctaattttaattatattttttatttgagcaATTCTTTCGCCTAGCCTGTTTAACGTTGTGAGCTAACTTTTGGATATTTCAAAGATGAATTTTGACACTTTGTAGCTTCATGTTTTAgtattttattggttttttttttttttttttttttaaaaaaaatttaggataaatttgtaacaattttttgacatatgttttaaaagggttgcCGATTCCACCTATTATAATTCACCATTATAGCATAGCGATCAACCCAAttgtatattttaaaagaatatacTAGAGGGAAGAGGGAACTCCATATATTGAATGATTGAAAGCTCAAACGGTGAGCTAAATACTTCCAATACAGTATTCAATTGGCTAACTTGTTCAACAAGACCCAATTTGTGGTCTTTAGATTTATTCACATTATCTAAAGTCTAATGTACAGCCTTAGAATTTGCTTGATGGCCG
Proteins encoded:
- the LOC120067391 gene encoding blue copper protein 1a-like, whose protein sequence is MAISTSHLFVFLSIAAVAFAPSALATNYTVGDDAGWNVGVNYTLWANDKMFNVGDILIFNYPVGDHNVFKVNGSDFHDCSVPKDGQNALTTGNDAIVLAKPGKKWYICGKEGHCGKGQKLVITVMNMAPANSPLPGGSAPPPPSAATKAVVSAHFGFLALLVAVLGMMMP